A window of the Paenibacillus woosongensis genome harbors these coding sequences:
- the murA gene encoding UDP-N-acetylglucosamine 1-carboxyvinyltransferase produces MSKFIVRGGNILSGNVKVSGAKNSVLPIIAASLLGEEGVSVIRDAPPLDDVMTIIKVLESLGATVTYDREVVTVNAQKIANCEAPYEWVRKMRASFLVMGPLLTRTGYTRISLPGGCAIGTRPIDQHLKGFEAMGAEINLGQGFIEAKSNGRLRGAKIYLDVASVGATENIMMAATLAEGTTVIENAAKEPEIVDLANYLNGMGAIVRGAGTGVIRIEGVEKLRGVEHTVIPDRIEAGTFMIAAATTGGNVFVEGAIADHLGPVIAKLEEMGAKVEVHENGVRVIADKPLRAVDVKTLPYPGFPTDMQSQMMALLLVSEGTSVVTETVFENRFMHVEQFALMNAEIKVEGRTSIITGGAKLSGAKVCATDLRAGAALIIAGLVADGTTEVSGTHHIDRGYVNLAEKLSGLGADIWRITVDEKESAAQSERVPVHKKDELPMLKVQPTWA; encoded by the coding sequence ATGAGCAAATTTATCGTCCGCGGCGGCAATATTTTGTCCGGGAACGTTAAAGTTAGCGGAGCTAAAAATTCTGTGCTGCCGATCATCGCAGCATCGCTACTGGGGGAGGAAGGCGTAAGCGTAATTCGTGATGCCCCGCCGCTAGATGATGTGATGACCATTATCAAAGTTTTGGAATCGCTCGGAGCGACAGTTACATATGATCGTGAAGTAGTTACGGTCAATGCGCAAAAGATCGCGAATTGTGAAGCGCCGTACGAATGGGTACGGAAAATGCGGGCATCTTTTCTTGTTATGGGACCTTTGTTGACTCGCACGGGCTATACGCGAATTTCTCTTCCTGGAGGCTGCGCGATCGGTACGAGACCCATTGATCAGCATTTGAAAGGCTTTGAAGCGATGGGTGCCGAGATCAATCTAGGGCAGGGCTTTATCGAAGCCAAATCGAACGGACGCCTGCGCGGGGCGAAAATTTATCTGGACGTAGCCAGCGTTGGGGCAACGGAGAATATTATGATGGCGGCTACTCTGGCGGAAGGAACGACGGTTATCGAGAATGCGGCGAAGGAGCCGGAAATCGTGGATCTTGCCAACTACTTGAACGGAATGGGCGCGATCGTCCGCGGTGCAGGAACGGGCGTCATTCGCATCGAAGGCGTGGAGAAACTGCGCGGCGTAGAGCATACGGTAATTCCTGACCGCATCGAAGCAGGCACCTTTATGATTGCTGCCGCTACGACAGGCGGAAACGTGTTTGTCGAGGGCGCGATTGCGGATCATCTTGGTCCCGTCATTGCCAAACTTGAGGAAATGGGCGCGAAGGTTGAAGTACACGAGAATGGTGTGCGGGTTATAGCAGATAAGCCGCTTAGGGCTGTGGACGTCAAAACGCTGCCTTATCCGGGCTTCCCAACCGACATGCAGTCGCAAATGATGGCGCTATTGCTTGTGTCCGAAGGAACAAGCGTGGTGACGGAAACCGTGTTTGAAAATCGTTTCATGCACGTAGAGCAATTTGCGCTGATGAATGCAGAAATTAAAGTGGAAGGACGTACTTCCATCATCACAGGCGGTGCCAAGCTGAGCGGAGCCAAAGTATGCGCTACGGATTTGCGCGCCGGGGCCGCACTCATTATTGCCGGGCTCGTCGCTGATGGTACCACGGAAGTAAGCGGCACACATCATATTGACCGCGGCTATGTGAATTTGGCCGAGAAGCTTTCGGGCCTAGGGGCAGACATCTGGCGGATCACTGTTGACGAGAAAGAATCCGCTGCTCAAAGCGAACGGGTTCCTGTCCATAAGAAGGATGAGCTCCCGATGCTTAAAGTACAACCGACCTGGGCATGA
- a CDS encoding DUF1146 family protein: MNPMDSVPTSVGMNGLTAILISLACIVLSWWALQNLKLDLFIRHTKGPQGKLLHLLLAIVLGRFVAAFILEYLGYTQMLRYMF, translated from the coding sequence ATGAATCCCATGGATTCAGTGCCGACTTCGGTTGGCATGAATGGCTTAACGGCCATTTTAATATCGCTGGCTTGTATTGTCCTGTCCTGGTGGGCGCTGCAAAATCTCAAGCTGGATTTATTCATCCGGCATACGAAGGGACCGCAAGGCAAGCTGCTTCATCTGCTTCTGGCCATCGTGCTGGGACGTTTTGTGGCAGCCTTCATATTGGAGTACTTGGGATACACGCAGATGCTTCGCTATATGTTTTAA